GAATCTCCAAATATTTACATTACAAAGAACAAAAGATGCTTGTTCAACCCATTTATTAGTTGTTGAGGAATTATTCCAAGTCAGCATCAAAGAACCCAGCATCCTTCATTTCAGAGTAATATGCGTTATCCAAAAGAAAGTCTTCCTCCTGCATCAAGTGCAAATGCAAAATCTGATTTCCGTGcacagaagaaaacaaaaacgaAACAGTTAATCATAAAGGGGACTTACCTGGAAAAAATCTGCCAGAAAAGTTGCATAGAGAAATGGAAGATATAGAGAGTGGTAACAAAGCACAGTGAGATCATACAACCTGCAGATGGGAGGGATATCCATCACTCAGTGCAAAAGTTACAGAGATTGACAGGGTACCTATTCTACTAGGAAAATTCAAATGATTATTGTACTCATTCTATCTCGAACATGGAGCCGACTCGACTCACTCTCCTCTATCATTGGATGGAGTGTGAGACCTATATGGCTTGAATCTCACACCCAAAAAGTGGCGAAGGGGAGTGAGAGATAATTATCAGTATCCAAACAAGAATAAGTACAAATAACAAACTTTCTGCTTGCAAAGAAGTTATATAGGATTACCAGTTGCCAAGACTCATGCCAAGTCCTGCTAGCCCGCAAGAAAACAGGGCAATTGCACTGAAGACAAACATTACAACAATATAGTTGTGGAAAGCTGGCCTGGCTGCAGAGGTTACAAAATTTGGAAGTTAGAATATGAATTAATGGATCCATTTAGAACATATACTTGAAAGAATTAGATGTTATACTCACGAGGCAGCTTCTCCCTCCGTTTGGAGAAATGTACAAATAAGATGAAGCCATATGCCATAGCAAGCAATAATTTATGTATTATCCACAAACTCCACTTAACTGTATGAGTGCTTCCAACATTGCGATTGAACAATGGGACCGAAAATCCAAATACATATATTGTCTGGTGTGGAAGTTTTAATCAAATGAAGGCCAGTCAAGAAACCATAAATAAAAGGGTGGCAAAAATCTAAAGCAGTCTATGACAGGAGAAATTTTTTGTGCTTAATATGGAAGAATAAGTAGCAATGAATGGAAACTTCTTAAAACAGTGAAAGAAacattatattttgttttacaTCATGTTTGATGCTTCAAGACTATCTTTCTTGATTGTGTTCATTGTAGTATTTCCTGTTCCTTCAAATAACGTCTCATTCATGGTCATCAATCTTGCTGGTATTAACAAATAATGATACAAATTAGTACTTCTCTTCTTTGAATAGTGCCAATACAGATGTGTTGGCATTCTGAGGTGGTATATATTATTTGGAAATGCGACATGTGTTAAGATCAAGGATACATTGAAAATCAAAACAATCCAAATTTATAACTGGTGTAGAGGAAAATCACATGCAACTATAAAGGAGGAAACTAATAGGACAAATTACACAAATGGAAGTATGGAACTTATGGCCGGCAGCTAAAAATTTGATTTCCAATATCTATTTTTTGCGCATTTAGATTAGGTCTCCAATGATAAAAATGGCAATGGAGCCTCGTAGGAGTTCAATTTGACATACCAAAAAAATATGCTATGCTATTGGCAAAGGATTTGTAGAAACATATGTTGCAGCAAAAGAACACAGAATGCAGGGCCTATTTAGTATACACCACCAAATCATATTTAGATACACCAAGCATAAACTCTCACTCCTTGGTTTTACAACAATGAAGCATAAACTCATCATTTTCATAGCAAAACTCATTAGCCAGATACTATTTAAAATTCAGGGTTAAAAATACCATGCAACAATCTGAAAATTCAAATtgctaataattttattgaagtgCAAAATTGATGCATGCAGGTATGGGAGATTCTGGCAGCCATCATGTGGAGTCAATACTCCACATTTCTTTTGCAAAGTGGCGCCCAACATTTCTTTTGCACCTTAGAGATTAGGAAAGAGGAAATAATGAAGATGGTATTGAAGATAAATCCCAATaatgaagataaaaatattaaaatgaattcttaaacaacaaaaaatttcGGCAACCCATAAAGTTAAATgttaaaagaaatgaaaaaaatacaGTTTTATTTTacacattaaataaaaaagcatAACACATGCATTTAATATGCTTATATGAAAGAAACAACAATCTCACCTTAAGCAGGGCATCCACTAGGACAACAATTCCCGATACAAGGAAAGTTCGTGCTAGAGTTTCCATGCTATTCATGCAGTTGTCCTTGAGTAAGAAAGCCATCAAGCTTATCTCCAAACACAGCATACCAGCTGTTGTAAATAACGACAGGAAATTCCATGCAACCTCCTTTCCAGGAGAGCACTGCCATGCCTGCTTGAGCACAGGgaaacaaaaatattcaaatttgaAAGAAACAGAAGTGAGAAGAAGGAACTGTACAAATCCTATTGCCAAAATGGAGCAACAAAAGTGGTTCTAAAAATTTGAGAGAAAGCACATAAAGAAATGAGAAATCAGGAAAGATAATGGTATAGATTCTGCTTGCAGCATGCAAATCACTTTCAGCCATTGGAATCTAAGAGAAAATAGTGTCCATCacaatttagattttttaaggTTACATTGTCACATGGCAAGAACAAACAGGTGTGAGATCCATCTTATCTTTATTAACTCACACAGCGGGAAATTTTCCTTTCAACGATAAAATCAATATACTTGGCAAAGGAAACTACTGAGAGAAATGACCATAAAAAATATGAACAACAATTTAATGGGAAGAGCAATATGTAAATTTAAGTGCAAAAATTCTGCGGgtataaattacaaaaatattagcAAACAACTAACAAACAGCTGCAAAAGACATACTACCGAAACCCTATTGCGTGACCAGCCAAAGGAATAAGCACATGTTGATCAAAGCATCAATAGACTCGTCATAGAAATTATACACCCAGCCTAAATTTCATACCATTGAGATCCCACTCTTTTAATACTCCATCAACCGTTATCTTCACAAAAAACAGAAATGATATATCCTCCCAACATTTCTAAACAAAGAAAGTATTGGGTGTTTTCTTTCAAGGTATTGAATGCGTTTAATCATCTTTACATAGGAATCAAGGCGATTATTAAGAATGTGTTTATGATGGTATATCATTAGTTCAGTACTCCTAAAGTTACCTCAAACATCTAAAGTTGAGTAATAGCTTGCATAATTTTACTTAATTTCAACTAGAAACTATGAAACCATTGAAACTACTCAAACACAATCAGTCCCTCGCAACTAGTCCATTGCTAAATTAATTGCTTCTTCCTTAGCTTCTAAGCAAAAAACCAACAGtagcaaaataaaaaagtaaatataaGAGAACAAATTATCCAAATACAACTTCCTCGCTATCTTTTCTTCCATTTCCTATAATCAGCCAATTAATACGCCAAACCAAGTAATTCCGAAACGAAAGAACAAGAGATagatataaaataacaaataaatttaaaaaaaaatcaggaGAAGGAAGTAGGTGATGTACCTGAAAAAACGACCAAGCGAGGTTTAAGAGGGTAACGAACCAAAGGAGGGCATAATAGGAAATCACAACATATGAGCCTCCATTAGCAAGCCTCTTGAGGTTCTTCCTTGCTTGCAGGGCCAGGTACAGAACGAATAGAACCGACAAAACGACAAGGAAGCTGTCGTACCAGAAGAACCTATCGCAGTCGTCCGACCTCAGATCCGCATCAACGGCCAGGATCGAAGATGACGAAGGTGACTCAGACATCGATGAATCGACGATCCGGATCTGCGCCTCTGGGAATCTCCTCCTCCACATAGTGTCAGTGTGAGAGGAAACTAAACCTGGAGTTTCAGAGGGATTTGGAGGAAGGGAAGACGCATTGTTGTTTTCGGTTAGGTTTGATTGATGCGAAGAAAAGtggcggcggcggcggcgggGGCGGCGGAGAtcttggtggtggtggtggtggtggtggtgatttTGACGATGGAGTTGTGTTTTACgtgtttttttaatttgagGAAACGGTGACGACTGACGAGACACGATCGTAGGCAGGAAGGAacgaataaaaaaatttcttttgattgttgtaaattttttatacaattattttaaaaaaattgttaacaaATATTCCACAAATACTTGTGGAAAATATTAgtgtaatatttttattaaaatatatattaaatcgTTACTATTAtactttaatatttttctaacaGAGCAAGATTAAAGGTTCTTAGATTCTTAAATCCTAagcctcttttatttttttggtctaCCCAGTGTATCTCACTTAATCTATTGAAATCTCTTTTCTCTTTACTTCTACCCCAAAATATTCTATCTAAAATTCTTTCATTAGTGATTCAAATAACTTTTCATTACTTTCATTCGTatttaatagttttttttatattgtgtatttggaaattttttaaattaaaattaattaatttgatttgtaaatcaatttttttattattagaaaataaataaaaagtgatttgatttaaaaatgtCATGGTTTTAATTTGTCTTTTACATATTAGTGTAAAGAAAATAGTCTAGAGAGAGGTAGTAATAGATTGTATAATATAATTGGAGAGTAAAgggaaaaatatatataattttaaactcaaattaatttaattctcACTTAATTTACAATACAAATATAAACATTAATTTCTAAATCAATTcagtttttatttatatgatttatccaaacttaataattaattattcacaatttaattcattttaatttaattcaattttaaaacAATTTGTTTTAAAACACACAAGTATGTATCTTTTTATTTGTAGCAATATGCCAAGGTAACTATTGATCAACAGTTCAATAATGTTATGGCTAATGTGAAAAAGATCAATAAAAATGTGTGGGAGTATTGGTCAAAATTTGATTAAGCAACTTAGTCAAAGTCAAAATTTTTAGAAGGACCAAAAGTGGATAACCTGATAAGCAATAACTGTCAGTCATTTAACTCAACCATTGTGAGTGTGCGAGGAAAGAGTATACTTACAATGCTTGGGAAACTGAAATTTTATATCATGAAAACTATGAATACACACAAAAATGCAGTAATGATATATACTGGCAAACTAACCCCTATACAAGTAAATAGgctgaaaaaagagaagaggcAAGCTAATCATTGAAAAACACAGTGGGTGGATGATGATGAGCATAACCAATTTGAagtaaaaaactaaaaacataaGATGAGAGTAAATACAAGGGAGAGGATCTGTTCATGTGAAAAGTGGCAGTTGATTGGAGTTCATTATTTTCATAGAATTGTAGCAATCCAAAAAAGAATGAGAGGTCTGAAGATGATGTTCATCACAAACTCACAATGGAGACTTATATCAGAATTTTTTTTGTACCATATTAATAGTGTGTCAAGTCAGAAATATTGAAAACATCATGAAGGACAACCATGTCTCTCACCTCCATATAAGAGGCCCATTGGTAGACCAACTAAGAAGAAGACCAAGGACAGTACTGAGTAACAATCTGGTAGCCAGTACAATGCCAAATGAAAGTAGTGAAATTACATGTAAAACCTGCAAAAAGGTAAAATatacttgttaattaattggaTGTTTCATACTTGTCAATTAATTTTCTAGAGATGTTGTTTATAGTCAATTCATAATTACTTTGTTGTTTGTGTATATACTAGGACATGTCTAGAAAAGTCTGACCAACCAGCTGCTGAGGGTTAAGATGTGGATGAGGACCAAGTTAGAGAACAAGAGACAAATTAGGAGGACACCATCACCATCAACAACTATAACAAGAGGAAGACCTATTTTTGTGAGAAGAAATCCTATTCAAatgagagaaagagaaaggatGGCAATAAATTTGAGACCACCAACCAGCTCCACACCAAATGCAGCAGTTGCACCACCACTGTCACCTCAATTTAGGATTAAGAATGCTATTGTGAGGTCGCCTAGTGGGTCTGCACCTCCGGTTTTAACTAGATCTGAGAGTTGCAGTCCAAAATAGCGGACTTAGACCAATGATATAAGGCCCAACAGCAAATGCTTAATATTTAAGCCTAAGCTTCAGCTTCATTTAGGCCACCAAGTGTGACAAGAAAAACCATGGCAACGACAACCTAGGTCACTTAGAATAGATTTATGGTATGGTAAATGTGTGAGGAGTGTGTTATGTACCTAGAATTGAGAGTTGTCCAATCCATTAGGGTATCTAGGATTAAGGGTTGTCAAAAAAtctactaacaaaaaaaaaaaagaatagatTTATGGGATTTATGCCAATCTCATCTTTGAGGAGGAAAAAAGTTAGTTCACCTCCAATAAAACCTTTTAACATTGACAAGTAAAATTGATAAGGGATATTATGCAGTTGGGTGATTTTTTGTTTATAATGTGTTTTAGATATGGAGTTTAACTCTTAACATTTGTATTTTGGATGTTTTAAGTTTGTATCCCTTATTGTGTTTTGGATGTTAAGTTTTCATAAGAACATCTATTGTAGTCTTATGTGTGTTGAAATTTTGAACTTTAGCTCTTTAAGGTTTAGTGCGTAGCAGATTATCTGCAACTccttattaattttaattttttgtcaaTTTACTATAAAATTTGGATATCACATTCTTTACTATTTTGCTTCCaatttttactaaattttaagGCAGCACTTTGATATATTTAGCTTGCCCATAACTCATTCACAAATCTAAAGTCATAGTCATTCATTCATGATAAAATGCACTGcatctttattatatttctTTTGAACAATGCAAAAGCTCTAAATTATGCCATTCCTAAACCCCTCATATAAAAATCTACCTACTTGgtcaaataaaaaagatttacaGCCACATTTAATCCAACCATAGTATAAATGAACCCCAAAAGTACCAAGACCCTCCTAAAGTGCTCATTAATTTCATTCAGCAGAGGCAGCACCATTATCATTATTTCAATCTCCATAGCATCTCCACACTTGTTTTAGATTTTGCTTTTCTTCTTTAAATCTGCGTTGCCTACCATTTTGTTGTTTCCCGAAGATCCTTCCTCCACAGAATACTCTTGAATCTCATCCAACCACTAAAAATACCGCACTGCATTTCTTTGTTCTACCAAAATGCATTCACAGATGAGAGAAAGAACACAAGAATAGATTTATTAGAGAAAATGTATTCCACAACTTACTTTTTACATAGGGCATCGCAGAAATTATTTTTCAGGATTGCTAGTAGTTTTTTATTTCAACGAGACGACAAAAGCATATTTCGTTGTAGGTTTTCGTTGCATGCTTTGATTTTCCCTCCCTTTCGAAAGCATCCATCGATGGGTAACTTCTCCCCTACAGTAAATTTGTACGAGCTCGAACCaaattcatcttcttttttatcAGTTTGGGACAACTCATATTGCAAATTAACAATTTAAGGTTCAAGACAAAAGAATTAGAAAATTTTCCAGCTTGTATCACtgttaaattaattataaaattcaatttcagTAATTAGCTAAAAAAAATTGTCATATCTACATACGATGGCTACTTCAATATCATTCTCATCGAAGATATACACCAACAAAAATCAGAGATATgcttattaatttttaaaatcttttaaaaatcattttatCGATAATATTATtcagatattattttattaacatTACAATCTTTCAAGCACCGAATTGATATTTATCACAAACATAAACAGTCTAAACAATATTTAAGCATTAATATTGGTGTTATCCGTAGCTTGTGATCGATTAGTTACAGGGATCATTGCTTCCAAATTgttattttataaaaagaaaaaaaatacttaatatTTTCTTCACATACACCCCAAAATTCCACCACCTTATACGGAAGGAGTTGCATCTGAACTTGACTACTTAGCACACCCTCATTCTTAAATATATTTCAAGTTATATAAGTAAATTAATTGACTTCATTAACTAGTGCAAGTGTGGAATGAAACCGACTTAATAGGTAAGGGAGAATAACAAGATATCCCTGCTGTAAACTTTTTTACACATTTTTGGTCTTGAATCTTTACATGCAACCAGTAATCAGAGCCCAAGTGTAAACTCTGACCACAACAAATGCAAAGGCTGGATCCCAAGCCAAATCATAGTCCGGATAACTGGAGTTTTCTATAACAAGTGTTGAATATGGACATATTTATAGTTTAAATTGAGGTATTAAAGAACAATGTTAAGAAGTCAACAATATTTGTAATTGATAGCTATTAACTAACCAttaatgatgatttgatggtgtgagatcgGTATAAAAATCTATCCAATGAATCACCTTTTTCTGCTAATTACATGCTGACCAAAATGCAATAAAATTACTGGTCTCCTAAACttttcctatatatatatatatcccaaATTGTTTTCGTCCAGCAGAGTCTAAGCTAATATAATAGTTTCCTACTC
Above is a genomic segment from Arachis stenosperma cultivar V10309 chromosome 1, arast.V10309.gnm1.PFL2, whole genome shotgun sequence containing:
- the LOC130960388 gene encoding protein CANDIDATE G-PROTEIN COUPLED RECEPTOR 2-like, whose protein sequence is MWRRRFPEAQIRIVDSSMSESPSSSSILAVDADLRSDDCDRFFWYDSFLVVLSVLFVLYLALQARKNLKRLANGGSYVVISYYALLWFVTLLNLAWSFFQAWQCSPGKEVAWNFLSLFTTAGMLCLEISLMAFLLKDNCMNSMETLARTFLVSGIVVLVDALLKTIYVFGFSVPLFNRNVGSTHTVKWSLWIIHKLLLAMAYGFILFVHFSKRREKLPPRPAFHNYIVVMFVFSAIALFSCGLAGLGMSLGNWLYDLTVLCYHSLYLPFLYATFLADFFQEEDFLLDNAYYSEMKDAGFFDADLE